From the genome of Medicago truncatula cultivar Jemalong A17 chromosome 2, MtrunA17r5.0-ANR, whole genome shotgun sequence:
TTTGGTCATAGTAACAAGCAACACTGCATTCTGaaaccaaagaaaaaataaataaatatcaatttcTGTTATAAATTTAATAGATCGTGACTCGTGGACAATTattaattatagacatgatttttgactcaaaattttgatgtcgactttggtttttgtgtatttttgaaATGTCTGTAAGTTGTAGAGGATATAAAGTAAAAGAGAGATATAGATAAACACAGTGTCACATGCGATGTTTGTAATTtcatgttcaaataacacaactgcTATCATATGGAATGATGTTTTGAGCAATAAAGCATGGATTCTTGCATCTAATTACcggaaaacaaatttaaaagttttgcATGGTATTGGAATATAAAATGTTTTGGTGCTTGGAACTAACCTCTTTAACATTATTAAGCTTTGCAGTTTTAAGAACATGTTGGCCTCCTTCAACTTTTTGTAGTGGTTGTATCTCAGCTCCTTCTTTGATAATACTTCCTTTTTGAATAACAGCATAAGGTCCAATCGAAGAATTTCGGCCAATCCTTATAGGATGGAGACTAAGAATTCCATTTTTTACCTCATGGCTTTGAACCAAAACCCCTTCAGAGATGACAGCTTCATCACCAATTGAAACTAGAGACGGGTCTGTGATGTCAACCGTGTCAATCAAAACTGAGGAACCAATTCTTGCACCAAGTATCTCAAACCAGTAATTCAGAAACACAGTTCCTTTGAGGTGTGTAGCCAGAACTTTGGAAGAAATTTCCTGGCTTTTATAAAGCGCCCACCATTTGACAAAGGCAATTGAATAGATGGACATTTCAGGAGTAAGAGCGTAGTTTGGCCTCAAGAAAGAATTTCCAAAAAATGAAATGCAAATGCATGTAGAAGCAATGCAAAGGATCCAAGAAAGTGGTGCCAAGGCAAGTGAAAATATATAGTTTGACAAAGGAATTCCATATGCTGATTTACCGAAACTTGCGATGAATATTTGGAAAGTAGTGATGGAAAGATAAGCAGGAGAAACCACAAGGATAGAAATGAAAACAAGTGCCAAGAGTTGAAGTAAATGTATACTCCACTGGTGAGACTTGGACACATCCACAATAAATTCAGTAGACTCAGTTTCAGCTTCTGGAGCATAGGATGGATTGCTCAAAAGGTGAGGTTGTGACTTCAGCAGAAGGTTCTCTGAGAAGTTGACCAATTCTTGAATGCAGGATGCACTGAAAACATCTATAGCTGCAACTGTAACTCCAAGGAAATCTGAGAGTTTTTGAGTTGCTTTAACCACGCTGATTGAATCCATTCCATAGGTTGACATGTTGTCTGTAACAGAGATTTTGCTTACCGGGATTCCAGCCTGCTCAGAAATAAGCCTTTTCAAGAATTCCATAATTTCCTTGTTACCAATTCTTGGACTAGTTATAGGTGTGCTATTCGCTAGCTGTGCTCGGGGTGTTCTTCCTTCTTTACATGTTCCTGTAGTGAACGACCTTACCAGTTTTTTCTTTGTCAAAACAGGTTGTGGCACCAAATTCAGTGTTCCATCTGCAAACTGTTTGAGACATTCAAACCTTCTAATTTTTCCTGACGTTGTTTTGCTGATGGTTCTAGGCTTGATCAACTTGACAGAAGCAACATTGACTCCATGTTCTTCCGCCACGCGAGTCTGAATATCGTCAACCACATCTTTGCTAACTGGTTTACCATCCCTCAGTTCTGCAATCACAACCAAACCAACCTGATCAGAACCATCTGGCAAGGAAATCCCTTTTGCTGATAAAGTTTCTTCAGGGACACCAATGACAGCACAACATCCTGGACGAAGAAGTTCAGACGAACTCTCTACCGTCTTTTCAACATCTGACGAATAGATGTTTCTTCCAGCAACAATGATAAGATCCTTGATTCTTCCAGTGATGAATAGCTTCCCATCAATTATCCTTCCCAAGTCTCCAGTTCTTGTGTAGAAGCGTCCGGGATGGTTCGGAAGCTGATTTTGGAAAGTTGACTGACTCAGTTCTTCCTTCCCCCAGTATCCTATTCCTGCACTTGGACTACTGATCCAGATTTCTCCTTCTTTTCCATCTTCCTGAAGCTCTTCAATGCCATCGGGATCAACTATTCTGATGTCAACGTCTGCATTCCCTGGATGAATGTATCCACAACAAACACGTCCTTGCCAATCAACAAAAATAGGATTGCCTTCTCCAAATGCGCAACTGACAAACACGCAATTCTCTGCCAAGCCATATCCAGGAGCCATCGCCTTTTGAGACAAGCCATAAGGACCGGTTAGCTCAAGAAATCTTTTTAGAGTCTTCTGTCTCACTGGTTCAGCAGCCACCATAAGAAAAATCATGGATGAAAGGTCTAGATTCTGAAGTTTATCCTTGTCAGAAGACTCTAACCTTCGAACCACTAACTCAAAAGCAAAGTTAGGTCCAGCACTGTGTGTTGCTTGATACTTGCTCATGGTTTCTATCCATAAGAGTGGTTTCTTGATGAATGTCATTGGTGAAAACAGAAGGGCGGTTCCACCGCTAACAAGAGCCGTAAAAAGTCCTCCTATCAGCCCCATGTCATGATACTGAGGAAGCCAGCTCACTAGTACTGTCCTTGAGGTGCTCTTGTATCTGCTTTGCATCAGCTTCACATTGTGAATTAGCCCTCCATGGGTGATCATGACTCCTTTAGCATCGCCGGTCGAGCCTGAAGTAAACTGCAAGAAACATATATCACCAGACTGAGATTCACGCTGATCATCATATAGATTCTCCAAAGCATAACTTCTTGAGTTATTAACCCAAGTATCAGTGTGCAACCACGGAAGGCTCGGCCACCGAGCTGAGGATTTCCCATTTTTCAATGTGATAAAGTTTTTCACTAAACCTGCACGTACTGCTGAGTGATAAGCCACTGTTGATAAAATTGCCACTATGCCACATGACTTGGCAATGTTCTCAATTTTTAAAAGTGCTTGTCCGCTTCTTTGCATGGGATCTGGGGGAATAACCGGGACTGGTATAACTTTAGCTCTTAGGCATCCAAAGAATGCATCGATGAAATCTAGACCGGGAACGTACACTAGAAGTACCTTGTCACCTGGCTTTTGGCTTTTTAAGAGCTTACTTGCAATGCAAGAAGCATTTAAATGTTGCTCTCTATATGTCCTCTTACCGATCACTGTCCCTTGTTCATTTATCCAACTATAAAGGGTTCTGTCTTCAGTGACAGGATGAGTTCCCCAGTGCTTTAAATAGCCATTCAAAGTAGGCAAATTTGGAAATTGCACACCGGGCAATTCAGCTAGTTGTTTAGGTTCCTTTCTCTGAAACTCGGTTTGCAAAGGAAACAAACTCTGCATAAGACATACTTTTAGTAAGTACTTTATATACATGGAAAACATGACTGCCCAAAAGTAATTTAAAGTCCGGAATATTCAAATTAATACCAggtaataatatataaatgtcAAATTACCTTAGTGTAAGGAAACACTGGCAAATCACTGCTACTTGCAAAGTTCTTGCACATAAGAGCCATGGCATAAGATGAGTTTCTCTCCGTGAGCTCAAATGCCATAAGTCCACCGACATAATAAGTATTCCTTGAACCTTGGAGCTCTGATTCCAACTTTTCGTAGAATCCATTTTTCATATCTGCAttcaaacttgaaaatttagaaTCCTTACTACTTGAAAGGGAGAACGTGGAAATTTAAAAACCTCTAAAATACCTTGGCTGCTAACATGAGGAAAATACTTAAAGCGACGCTGAAGAATGAAGCTTTCAACTTCTCCCCCTATAGATTTTATTGCCTTGATTGCAAGTTCAGTGATAGTTGGGCCTTTAATATCAAAGGAGTTCCCATAAGACCAGAACAAGAATATATCAGTATCAGCATAAAACTTCTGCATGGCAACTGGATTTCCAATCGTACTCGGATCATCCATGtattcattaaaataataaaatccaaCTGGCATATGATCCAGCCCTCTGATCTTAAAAGCAGTGGTGTAGTAGTCATTTATCTCTACTTTGCTGAATAACTCCTTTTCAATGTCACTAGCATCCATCACTTCTGCTTCAGAATCTGCAACATTACTTAACCTCATCAGGTATCTGTCTGGATGAAGTAGTCAACAAACATAATATGTAAATATGGAGCAGTTAGAAGTTTACATACCTATGCAATTTGAAGGCGCTGATCTGTAAGTTCTTCCATATTTTAATGGAAAGTTACCAGAGACTATGATCTTATCAAACTCCATAGTCTCAGTTTCATTTGAGCTCTTGACATTAACATTGACACTGTCAAAATTCCTCCTAATTGCCAACACTTCAGTGTTACAGTGAAGCTTTATAGGAAGTGATTCTGCAATCTTCTGCCAAAGACTTGTATATCCACCTTTAAATCTTCGAATTTTTCCAGCCATGGACGTTCTGGTAAATTCATGAATGTAGGCATAAGGCATGTCTTGTATGAATCCATAACCTGAAGCCGTGTAACCAAATGCAACAGAATTAGGAATTGATTTCAGTCCATGATGTTCAAGAAATTCTGGAGTTAAGTCCGCGGCAACTTCACTGACAGCGTGGACCCCAAAACGACCGGAATTCTTCACCTTTTCCTGTCAATTTCACAAGAAGAATTAACAACATTTAACTTTCAATTGTCAACTCATAGgaactaaattattttctttatgtatCTGTCTAAGATAAACACAAGACTAACTTGGATTTTCAGTGTAAGTGACATAACAGATACATAATCATCAGCAACTTTAATATCTTGGTATTTTCCTGAGGAAGTGTCAATAATAGCTAGCTTGTGAGAGTCCAATTCTTCTAGTGCAGATTCTGTCTCTTTTGCCAAGTGAAAGATGACAGGAGCACTGCTTGCGGCCAGAACTTGCCCGCCCAGATCATAAACTTTTCCTGCATAAACATAGGTAGGGatcataaatttttaaaataaaataaaaactaaccaCTTTTAAGAATTTTCATCCAtttgttacatattttttaaaaataagagtctaaaaaaatctataaactGTTTCAACTGAGAAGCTATTTAGTAgctcattttaaaaataattttcaataactggtttttt
Proteins encoded in this window:
- the LOC11421474 gene encoding L-amino-acid oxidase; the protein is MDPERSIEEQFSKLHPSLPLNTRIGIVGAGPSGISAAYALSRLGYNNITVLEKHHAVGGMCESVEIEGKVYDLGGQVLAASSAPVIFHLAKETESALEELDSHKLAIIDTSSGKYQDIKVADDYVSVMSLTLKIQEKVKNSGRFGVHAVSEVAADLTPEFLEHHGLKSIPNSVAFGYTASGYGFIQDMPYAYIHEFTRTSMAGKIRRFKGGYTSLWQKIAESLPIKLHCNTEVLAIRRNFDSVNVNVKSSNETETMEFDKIIVSGNFPLKYGRTYRSAPSNCIDSEAEVMDASDIEKELFSKVEINDYYTTAFKIRGLDHMPVGFYYFNEYMDDPSTIGNPVAMQKFYADTDIFLFWSYGNSFDIKGPTITELAIKAIKSIGGEVESFILQRRFKYFPHVSSQGILEVFKFPRSPFQVVRILNFQV
- the LOC120578271 gene encoding uncharacterized protein, with product MAFELTERNSSYAMALMCKNFASSSDLPVFPYTKSLFPLQTEFQRKEPKQLAELPGVQFPNLPTLNGYLKHWGTHPVTEDRTLYSWINEQGTVIGKRTYREQHLNASCIASKLLKSQKPGDKVLLVYVPGLDFIDAFFGCLRAKVIPVPVIPPDPMQRSGQALLKIENIAKSCGIVAILSTVAYHSAVRAGLVKNFITLKNGKSSARWPSLPWLHTDTWVNNSRSYALENLYDDQRESQSGDICFLQFTSGSTGDAKGVMITHGGLIHNVKLMQSRYKSTSRTVLVSWLPQYHDMGLIGGLFTALVSGGTALLFSPMTFIKKPLLWIETMSKYQATHSAGPNFAFELVVRRLESSDKDKLQNLDLSSMIFLMVAAEPVRQKTLKRFLELTGPYGLSQKAMAPGYGLAENCVFVSCAFGEGNPIFVDWQGRVCCGYIHPGNADVDIRIVDPDGIEELQEDGKEGEIWISSPSAGIGYWGKEELSQSTFQNQLPNHPGRFYTRTGDLGRIIDGKLFITGRIKDLIIVAGRNIYSSDVEKTVESSSELLRPGCCAVIGVPEETLSAKGISLPDGSDQVGLVVIAELRDGKPVSKDVVDDIQTRVAEEHGVNVASVKLIKPRTISKTTSGKIRRFECLKQFADGTLNLVPQPVLTKKKLVRSFTTGTCKEGRTPRAQLANSTPITSPRIGNKEIMEFLKRLISEQAGIPVSKISVTDNMSTYGMDSISVVKATQKLSDFLGVTVAAIDVFSASCIQELVNFSENLLLKSQPHLLSNPSYAPEAETESTEFIVDVSKSHQWSIHLLQLLALVFISILVVSPAYLSITTFQIFIASFGKSAYGIPLSNYIFSLALAPLSWILCIASTCICISFFGNSFLRPNYALTPEMSIYSIAFVKWWALYKSQEISSKVLATHLKGTVFLNYWFEILGARIGSSVLIDTVDITDPSLVSIGDEAVISEGVLVQSHEVKNGILSLHPIRIGRNSSIGPYAVIQKGSIIKEGAEIQPLQKVEGGQHVLKTAKLNNVKENAVLLVTMTKTESDAIYHFLGIYLVAFVSSLAAAITYFMYTWFFQKPASIQSFSFVCICGAFHWIPFTITAYATMFSEVQSNPIAFAISFTCAYLLHGLILTSLTCSLTRLLKSQKQTHFKTWLQNQMILSCHLKFAKLLSGTEAFCVYLRLIGAKIGKHCSIRAINPVSNPELMLIGDGVHLGDFSRIITGFNYSDGYTCGKIEVQDNSVVGSQSLILPGSLVEKNVILGALSVAPMNSILHEGSVYIGSQTRVTMRNSGNASFDERIEEMDIDYKKIVANLAANLAVTTMNAKARYFHRIGVSGKGHLKIYNKLEGIPMHKIFHPGKSYPIIVRHSNSLSADDDARIDARGAALRIFSDEPATDSSDSPPPTLIDLTLKTGNAFYARTLADFASWLVCGLAAREELVKSAPHVREAVWNSLRHADSYAEMHYYSNYCRLMRFEDGQQMYVKFKLRPHDTSISEDKGKVNPTGILPPETGAIARDENDSRPLLFLANDFQNRVSSSNGVSYVFQIQVRPVPDDTQGREVALDCTKPWDENEFPFTDVGEINLNENIPMEDSQKLEFNPYLKSNELDTITATSSTQSASIDHGRSLIYEICQHVRNRQPLPEAWRNLVQQSNVKVDLSCCPIASSAPLPEKEPLLKKKATPALTLTRTWYQTFSALFIQPLLQTILPHMVIGLAAFVPLNMVVYFKDVKKLPLHWLLPFFWILSGFIAALSCVIAKRVLVGKRKLGETIPIWSKKIVFDSTWQAIRTLVGDYFMDITNGSFLSVIWMKMMGAEIEMDGVYVDSNGAMLNPEMVKIERGGCIGREALLFGHIYEGEEGGMVKYGEIKIGEDGFVGSRAVVMPGVEVECEASLASLSLAMKGEIIRSR